The following are from one region of the Aspergillus chevalieri M1 DNA, chromosome 1, nearly complete sequence genome:
- a CDS encoding uncharacterized protein (COG:S;~EggNog:ENOG410Q2SW;~InterPro:IPR001810;~go_function: GO:0005515 - protein binding [Evidence IEA]) produces the protein MSLESLPTELRIHILHSLDKQSLHNAVLASPTYHHTYLLARRALLHDLVRCHYGLVDLAEPVAAVRSEGLYADVSANKQKIISLLDRRRRHRELELSRKDPFAGAPVSIEESIKLLHLYNKLDTIVQAYCRRAPCPPWMDQDTWKQQCLPLQLTETERARILRALCRLQTYYNIVGAREWVPENETGQSRFRKSSTWYRNFTTNEIWNLFFGTMAPWEIEEFGSVWMFVRDQYQGMFDEIACEFPRSDPRWKALRPNSLPAEMMDLYPSEGDDEPANYSYSDYCNHLVSLGPCFLYKALKQPTYEYRRNLLAHNAIASKSSFMDVVEVIKDPCPLLYPADKYEVSDIARVLPTMPAMQQPTHGWKQHWHRDGIVERVVFATRPRVTVDEDTLEAWLGETDLERTIGYFDGWEWGYPILESMRFPVGYMMP, from the exons ATGTCTCTCGAATCATTACCTACGGAGCTGCGCATCCATATTCTCCATTCCCTGGACAAGCAGTCTCTACACAACGCCGTCCTTGCCTCCCCTACCTACCACCACACCTACCTCCTGGCCCGAAGAGCTCTGCTTCACGACCTGGTTCGTTGCCATTATGGCCTCGTAGACCTGGCCGAGCCCGTCGCAGCGGTCCGCTCAGAAGGCCTGTATGCCGACGTCTCCGCCAACAAGCAGAAGATCATCTCCCTCCTGGACCGTCGCCGGCGACACCGGGAGCTCGAACTCTCCCGCAAAGATCCCTTTGCTGGTGCTCCGGTTAGCATCGAGGAGAGCATCAAGTTGCTGCATCTGTACAACAAGCTCGATACCATTGTCCAGGCGTACTGTCGTCGTGCACCATGCCCACCATGGATGGATCAGGATACCTGGAAACAGCAGTGCTTGCCTTTGCAACTGACGGAGACGGAGCGGGCTCGGATTCTTCGCGCGTTGTGTCGACTACAAACATACTATAATATCGTTGGAGCGAGGGAATGGGTGCCGGAGAACGAGACGGGGCAGTCGCGTTTCCGCAAGTCATCGACCTGGTACCGCAATTTTACCACGAATGAGATCTGGAATCTGTTCTTTGGTACGATGGCGCCGTGGGAGATTGAGGAGTTCGGCTCTGTTTGGATGTTCGTGAGGGATCAATACCAGGGGATGTTTGATGAGATTGCGTGCGAGTTTCCGCGCTCTGATCCACGATGGAAGGCTCTCCGGCCTAATTCATTACCGGCGGAGATGATGGATTTATATCCTAGTGAGGGTGACGATGAGCCTG CAAACTACAGCTACAGCGACTACTGCAACCACCTCGTCTCCCTCGGTCCCTGCTTCCTCTACAAAGCCCTCAAACAACCAACCTACGAATATCGCCGTAACCTCCTCGCCCACAACGCCATCGCCTCCAAATCCTCCTTCATGGACGTCGTCGAAGTAATCAAAGACCCATGTCCTCTTCTCTACCCCGCAGACAAATACGAAGTCTCCGACATAGCACGCGTCCTTCCCACAATGCCAGCAATGCAACAACCAACCCACGGTTGGAAACAGCACTGGCACCGCGACGGCATCGTGGAGCGCGTCGTCTTCGCAACCCGTCCTCGCGTCACGGTCGACGAAGACACTCTGGAAGCATGGCTGGGCGAGACCGACCTCGAACGCACGATTGGATACTTCGACGGATGGGAATGGGGGTACCCAATCCTGGAGAGCATGCGCTTTCCGGTGGGTTATATGATGCCGTAA
- a CDS encoding flavin-containing monooxygenase (COG:Q;~EggNog:ENOG410PJFA;~InterPro:IPR020946,IPR036188;~PFAM:PF13450;~go_function: GO:0004499 - N,N-dimethylaniline monooxygenase activity [Evidence IEA];~go_function: GO:0050660 - flavin adenine dinucleotide binding [Evidence IEA];~go_function: GO:0050661 - NADP binding [Evidence IEA];~go_process: GO:0055114 - oxidation-reduction process [Evidence IEA]), protein MDDYVDLAIYEKNADVGGTWFENRYPGLACDSPAHIYTFPFEPNPDWSALYASGPETWQYIRRTTTKYNLDEHVRFNSTVTSTIWDDNTSRWKIKVQSSEGIVAEDTADILINGSGILNRWRWPDISGLHSFKGTLVHSARWDTNLDWTGKRVAVIGNGSSAIQILPQMQRTAKHIVTYIRSPTWISPGLATTNLESDDGQNVTYTEEEKKRLRENPDELRTLRKTLEHELNSFFGNVILNDGPQQAVAQAAFTAEMKRRLGGDKNAHLLEKLIPEWTVGCRRLTPGDGYLEALTEPNVTIEMSPIQRITDKGIVSGSFF, encoded by the exons ATGGATGACTATGTCGATCTGGCCATTTACGAGAAGAACGCCGACGTCGGAGGGACATGGTTTGAGAATCGGTATCCGGGACTTGCATGTGAT TCCCCCGCGCACATCTATACGTTCCCGTTTGAGCCCAATCCCGATTGGAGTGCTCTCTATGCCTCCGGCCCCGAGACCTGGCAGTACATTCGCCGGACGACGACAAAATACAACCTTGATGAGCATGTGCGGTTTAACTCAACCGTCACATCGACCATCTGGGATGACAACACCAGTCGCTGGAAGATCAAAGTTCAATCATCAGAAGGTATAGTGGCAGAGGATACAGCAGACATACTCATCAATGGCTCCGGGATTTTGAACCGCTGGCGATGGCCGGACATTTCGGGCCTACATTCGTTTAAGGGAACCCTCGTTCACAGTGCAAGATGGGATACCAATCTCGACTGGACTGGAAAGCGAGTCGCCGTCATTGGCAATGGATCGTCTGCCATCCAAATCTTGCCACAGATGCAGCGTACAGCCAAGCACATTGTGACTTATATCCGCAGCCCAACGTGGATTTCTCCCGGCCTAGCGACGACGAATCTGGAATCGGATGATGGGCAGAACGTTACGTACaccgaggaagagaagaagcggCTTCGAGAAAACCCCGACGAATTACGTACGCTGCGCAAGACACTTGAGCACGAACTCAATAGTTTCTTTGGTAACGTTATTCTCAACGACGGTCCTCAACAGGCAGTTGCGCAAGCGGCTTTCACGGCAGAGATGAAGAGACGACTTGGAGGTGACAAGAATGCGCACTTGCTTGAGAAACTAATTCCAGAGTGGACTGTCGGTTGTCGTCGATTGACTCCTGGCGACGGCTACCTGGAGGCTCTTACGGAGCCCAATGTGACGATTGAGATGAGTCCAATTCAAAGGATCACGGACAAGGGAATTGTCAGCGGAAGCTTCTTCTGA
- a CDS encoding uncharacterized protein (COG:S;~EggNog:ENOG410PU0X;~TransMembrane:3 (n8-19c24/25o48-66i78-95o101-119i)), whose protein sequence is MSLNPLKATAAGWLFIALGHTLNAKDWQTLPQFRQLPRLAYTCGTIGWYQGSLFFIMNALINYTWAENPALLDIPLNRVIAGLMTGIMWVSSGWYAKNGVYVTGAVVAAMGGVQAWSVFC, encoded by the exons ATGTCGCTCAATCCATTGAAGGCAACAGCCGCAGGCTGGCTCTTCATCGCCCTCGGCCACACA CTCAACGCCAAAGACTGGCAAACCCTCCCTCAATTCCGCCAACTCCCTCGTCTAGCCTACACATGCGGAACAATCGGCTGGTATCAgggttctcttttcttcatcaTGAATG CATTGATCAACTACACCTGGGCCGAAAATCCCGCGCTTCTGGATATTCCATTAAACAGGGTTATTGCGGGCTTGATGACGGGGATTATGTGGGTTAGTTCGGGGTGGTATGCGAAGAATGGGGTTTATGTGACTGGGGCGGTAGTTGCTGCTATGGGAGGTGTGCAGGCTTGGTCCGTCTTTTGTTGA
- a CDS encoding PHD finger protein (COG:S;~EggNog:ENOG410PZ02;~InterPro:IPR011011,IPR001965,IPR019787,IPR019786, IPR013083), with protein sequence MNMLRTPTDLNPNYNAPGHAGQGRLLNNPTAPATSRLTSADPVHGALTLSETDRSNIYYEWIRLGKPHNIVCSQCRRPDQLLLCETCCRSYHTGCIPSSEVTAFSGKFHCPSCRNKNWDRLPPQFSGRSSPNASRSTTPSGRDRSRRNSPSRLAKPSGHISPIASGTPLTGLPGSSGHTSPMEWQGVHGAGQQSDKLSQARSFLIENGAASQEHNPMILYQIAHMMEQLESQQRLLQETQELREENVRLHHINRELRAHAHSRSPHDSAVNSPIPNIPRPVADTSGKSWDRIVMDLL encoded by the exons ATGAATATGCTTCGAACTCCTACAGATCTTAATCCTAATTATAATGCGCCCGGCCACGCAGGCCAGGGTAGACTGTTGAACAACCCGACAGCGCCAGCGACGTCGAGGTTAACGTCCGCCGATCCTGTACACGGCGCTTTGACGCTGTCAGAGACGGATCGGAGTAACATCTACTACGAATGGATCA GGCTTGGAAAACCTCACAACATCGTTTGTTCGCAATGCCGGAGACCGGACCAGTTGCTGCTCTGCGAGACATGCTGTAGATCATACCATACAGGGTGTATCCCATCGAGCGAAGTCACTGCATTCTCAGGGAAGTTCCATTGCCCTTCATGTAGGAACAAGAACTGGGACCGTCTTCCCCCTCAATTCTCAGGGCGGTCATCACCGAACGCATCCCGAAGCACGACTCCTTCGGGCAGGGATAGGAGCAGACGGAATAGTCCTTCGCGGCTGGCCAAACCCAGTGGTCACATATCTCCAATAGCATCCGGTACTCCCCTAACTGGTCTTCCTGGCTCGTCAGGCCATACTTCCCCAATGGAATGGCAGGGTGTGCACGGTGCGGGGCAACAATCCGATAAGCTATCTCAGGCTCGATCCTTTCTTATCGAGAATGGTGCGGCCTCCCAAGAGCAcaatccaatgattctgtaTCAAATAGCCCATATGATGGAGCAGCTTGAATCTCAGCAACGTCTGCTACAGGAAACGCAAGAATTGAGGGAAGAGAATGTGCGTCTGCACCACATCAACAGAGAACTCAGAGCCCATGCACACTCGAGGTCACCACATGATTCTGCAGTGAATTCTCCTATACCAAATATACCAAGGCCGGTGGCAGATACGAGTGGGAAGTCATGGGATCGGATTGTGATGGACTTGCTTTAG
- a CDS encoding Zn(II)2Cys6 transcription factor domain-containing protein (COG:S;~EggNog:ENOG410Q2PD;~InterPro:IPR036864,IPR001138;~PFAM:PF00172;~go_function: GO:0000981 - DNA-binding transcription factor activity, RNA polymerase II-specific [Evidence IEA];~go_function: GO:0008270 - zinc ion binding [Evidence IEA];~go_process: GO:0006355 - regulation of transcription, DNA-templated [Evidence IEA]) has translation MPGVPSNKACERCKKRHLKCDEARPSCQRCVNAGVECPGYVQTRKFIDQGATIRRRYAPYQEHHQRSGAHKENEVPAVVEAENPLQEQTPVDQHGNDLQTITPMTEVPRVEGRDSDASQGAQGTPDASRQGVAQDSQIQTGTAVLPNRPAVTIPSIDQSILNTGFSPAGHELNTRSLLENPNLPTSGSSHPSNTPDTDFSQAPGVPSSEMPESSETQNDAEGFNDVFSELMTGTEHEVAFLTRYFSEYLGPWLDLSDSSKFFAVYAPIRALNKYFLKYSMAALAAKHLGRMKGQKPAAGGIFTSPATMEIYPNAAQTDWTLKGANYYYLAFAYMRHSITVSYAAPSSSAILESPIEMVNGYLGQQPGFVRMDISDADTFLRDIEGLLATCVILTMYRLLDVPGDDWQTCVSDIRCVILWRLTDYRHLAGIESLFDLLLQLHTTSPALPPMFSQGERAAFWNFARQDYLASYFNRIPTHFKHSNLSLWKTAGIQVNELELLDDTIRLTPEDLAANTLIWLMNKMVNFLADYRRSQLAQWTESDEHAQPSTTMWLNLCFEFQSWFEKIPETFRPSLRIERPRDMSNLSDISYLPFPEIFFSLTSCAAAMQHYHFGRLGLLLNRPPDVMSAPGTAFDRLASLREVTKEVDYRCREICGIALSRPHGEVRIYMVPLLFAVGQCLETQETRQVIVDLLRGVEADLGWATVSTVEKLQVVWSQQS, from the exons ATGCCAGGAGTGCCTTCGAATAAAGCATGCGAGCGATGTAAGAAGAGGCATCTCAAG TGTGATGAAGCTCGTCCAAGCTGTCAGCGCTGCGTCAATGCGGGCGTAGAATGCCCGGGCTATGTCCAAACACGCAAATTCATTGACCAGGGCGCTACAATAAGACGTCGATATGCTCCGTATCAAGAACATCATCAAAGATCTGGCGCCCATAAA GAAAACGAGGTCCCAGCTGTAGTAGAAGCAGAAAACCCATTACAGGAGCAGACGCCAGTTGACCAACATGGAAATGATCTGCAAACGATAACCCCGATGACTGAAGTGCCCCGGGTCGAGGGCCGCGACTCGGATGCCTCACAAGGGGCACAGGGCACTCCCGATGCGTCAAGACAGGGAGTCGCGCAGGATTCCCAAATCCAAACTGGGACGGCCGTACTGCCTAATCGTCCAGCTGTGACTATTCCAAGCATTGATCAGAGTATTCTGAACACAGGCTTCTCTCCTGCTGGGCATGAGCTTAATACGAGGAGCCTGCTTGAGAACCCAAATTTGCCCACTAGTGGATCCTCCCATCCTTCAAATACTCCGGATACAGACTTCAGCCAGGCACCTGGCGTTCCAAGTTCAGAAATGCCCGAGAGTTCAGAAACTCAGAACGATGCGGAAGGATTCAACGACGTATTTTCCGAGCTCATGACAGGAACGGAACACGAGGTTGCGTTTCTTACAAGATACTTTTCGGAGTACCTTGGTCCTTG GCTGGACTTATCGGACTCTTCCAAATTCTTTGCCGTCTATGCACCTATTCGTGCACTCAACAAATATTTCTTGAAGTATTCCATGGCAGCGCTCGCGGCAAAGCACCTGGGCAGAATGAAGGGGCAGAAGCCCGCGGCTGGAGGGATATTCACAAGCCCAGCAACAATGGAGATCTACCCAAATGCAGCACAGACAGATTGGACTCTCAAAGGAGCAAACTATTACTACCTTGCGTTTGCCTACATGAGACATTCAATCACCGTCAGCTATGCCGCACCGTCCAGCTCTGCGATCTTGGAATCTCCCATTGAGATGGTTAACGGATATTTGGGTCAGCAACCAGGGTTCGTGCGCATGGATATATCCGATGCGGACACTTTCTTACGCGATATTGAAGGGTTGCTGGCTACTTGTGTCATTCTTACCATGTATCGGCTCTTGGATGTGCCGGGGGACGATTGGCAAACGTGCGTTTCGGATATTAGATGTGTCATTCTATGGAGACTAACAGATTACAGGCACCTTGCTGGTATCGAATCTTTATTTGATTTACTACTACAGTTACATACGACTTCGCCCGCGTTGCCCCCGATGTTTTCGCAAGGCGAGAGAGCTGCATTTTGGAACTTTGCCCGCCAAGACTACCTGGCGTCGTACTTTAACCGCATCCCAACACATTTCAAGCATAGTAATCTATCATTATGGAAGACTGCCGGAATCCAGGTCAACGAGCTGGAACTACTCGACGACACCATCCGCCTCACGCCAGAAGACCTAGCAGCCAACACACTAATCTGGCTCATGAACAAGATGGTCAACTTCTTGGCAGATTACCGCCGCTCCCAGCTCGCCCAATGGACCGAGTCCGACGAGCACGCCCAGCCCTCAACAACGATGTGGCTAAACCTCTGCTTCGAATTCCAGAGCTGGTTCGAGAAAATCCCTGAGACTTTCCGGCCGAGCCTGCGTATCGAACGGCCACGGGATATGTCCAATTTGTCGGACATCAGCTATCTCCCGTTCCCAGAGATTTTCTTTAGTTTGACGTCTTGCGCTGCAGCAATGCAGCATTATCACTTTGGGCGGTTGGGGCTGTTACTTAATCGGCCGCCGGATGTCATGAGCGCGCCTGGTACGGCATTTGACCGGCTTGCGTCGCTGCGGGAGGTGACCAAGGAGGTGGACTACCGATGTCGGGAGATATGTGGGATTGCGTTGAGTCGGCCGCATGGCGAGGTGCGTATTTACATGGTTCCGCTGCTGTTTGCGGTGGGGCAGTGTCTTGAGACGCAGGAGACCAGACAGGTCATTGTCGACTTGTTACGAGGCGTGGAGGCAGACCTAGGCTGGGCGACGGTGTCCACGGTGGAAAAGTTACAGGTAGTATGGAGTCAGCAGTCATAG
- a CDS encoding uncharacterized protein (COG:Q;~EggNog:ENOG410PJFA;~InterPro:IPR036188), translated as MPNYFIFNGPNCPIGHGSVLSPMDWMADYILRWCRKIATEDIRSVQVRSDATHDYNVYTQKFMKGTAWSSGCRSWYKNGKIDGRVTAMYAGSVIHYKEMLESFRTEDFILHYRSSNRFRFMGNGKTIREKNGGDLAYYIQ; from the exons ATGCCCAATTACTTCATCTTCAATGGACCCAACTGCCCTATCGGTCATGGAAGCGTCTTGTCTCCCATGGACTGGATGGCGGATTATATTCTCCGCTGGTGTCGGAAGATTGCTACAGAAGACATACG GTCCGTGCAAGTCCGCTCAGATGCTACTCATGACTATAATGTCTACACCCAGAAATTTATGAAAGGCACCGCATGGAGCAGTGGCTGTCGTTCGTGGTATAAGAATGGTAAGATAGATGGCAGGGTGACAGCCATGTATGCGGGCAGCGTTATCCACTACAAGGAGATGCTTGAGAGTTTCCGCACGGAAGACTTTATTCTTCATTATCGGAGTTCCAACCGATTCCGGTTTATGGGAAATGGAAAAACCATCCGCGAGAAGAACGGAGGAGACCTGGCGTATTATATCCAGTAG
- a CDS encoding ferric reductase family protein (COG:P,Q;~EggNog:ENOG410PJDJ;~InterPro:IPR013112,IPR017927,IPR013130,IPR013121, IPR039261;~PFAM:PF08022,PF01794,PF08030;~TransMembrane:8 (o50-73i129-151o171-189i210-232o252-270i282-302o322-348i474-495o);~go_function: GO:0016491 - oxidoreductase activity [Evidence IEA];~go_process: GO:0055114 - oxidation-reduction process [Evidence IEA]): MLSPRHGSSGSGGGIMQHHWGYFTRELPCTSDPGNCAYLDAVYGGHDLSMIYSAILWAVIGGVLLVCAVVNYFPVSRRVTGAGTKEVEQPNERQSTVYRVWRFVTAASNRYLLPESLTPVFGHTTRLNILILVILIGYLTIFTFVGITYKTWYSPVEGTKLQTTRVGLGPWADRIGVMAYALTPLSLLLSSRESLLSLITGIPYHHFNFLHRWLGWIIYIQSALHTIGWTVVEGRLYQPQPQKWNEFISQQYIISGIVAMICITFLVLHSTKWCIRLTGYEFFRKSHYVIAMVYVGTCWGHWDKLRCWMIASLIVWMLDRTIRFVRVFVVHCAGSAGLNYSLCGSVLVPKAKMISFHNGQDGDVVRLDFQHDYPSWEIGQHFYLCFPELSVWQSHPMTPSSVPVQNPQGQGQSHSYIIRAKKGLTKDLAGIARETQTESGSSLDGGRTTEILLSGPYGQSIADTDLIRTDDINLFCVAGGTGITFILPVLMSLAASNQLCCRKGLTEFVWVIRRKADMQWISTELDTLREAAEIFPSLRIRIFITREELSSDGTSSESTNANLMDKGFSDKTVENSCCGQPSPNEDDQPFMVQHIKNSDTAHPNLAPILGNFVSRTVAGPIRVMASGPPGMISDLRKAVALSNDPGRVWTGDERCDVQLVYDDRVEW; the protein is encoded by the coding sequence ATGCTCTCCCCGCGTCATGGCAGCAGCGGCTCCGGTGGTGGTATTATGCAGCATCACTGGGGTTATTTCACCCGGGAATTGCCGTGCACTAGCGATCCGGGGAATTGCGCGTACTTGGATGCTGTGTATGGGGGGCATGATTTGTCGATGATATATAGCGCTATTCTTTGGGCGGTTATTGGGGGTGTTCTTTTGGTTTGCGCTGTGGTTAATTATTTTCCGGTCTCGCGACGAGTTACCGGTGCCGGGACCAAGGAAGTCGAGCAACCGAATGAGCGACAGAGCACGGTATATCGTGTTTGGAGATTTGTCACCGCCGCATCGAATCGCTATCTTCTTCCGGAATCTCTGACGCCCGTGTTTGGACACACGACCCGACTCAACAttctcatcctcgtcatttTAATCGGATACCTCACCATTTTCACATTCGTCGGAATCACATACAAAACATGGTACAGCCCCGTCGAAGGAACGAAACTGCAGACGACACGAGTCGGACTGGGCCCCTGGGCTGATCGGATCGGGGTCATGGCATACGCATTGACGCCGCTATCCCTGCTTCTCAGCAGCAGGGAGTCATTGCTCTCCTTGATCACTGGCATCCCATACCACCACTTCAACTTCCTGCATCGCTGGCTGGGATGGATAATCTATATCCAGTCCGCTTTGCACACGATCGGCTGGACCGTCGTGGAAGGACGCCTGTAtcagccgcagccgcagaaGTGGAATGAGTTCATATCGCAGCAGTACATCATCTCCGGTATTGTTGCAATGATTTGCATTACCTTTCTTGTCCTGCATAGCACGAAATGGTGCATCAGACTGACTGGATATGAATTCTTCCGAAAGTCGCATTATGTTATCGCCATGGTATATGTTGGGACTTGCTGGGGACACTGGGATAAGTTGAGATGCTGGATGATCGCGTCGCTTATCGTGTGGATGTTAGATAGGACTATACGATTCGTGCGTGTTTTCGTCGTGCATTGCGCGGGTAGTGCAGGGTTGAATTATTCCTTATGTGGCAGTGTTCTGGTCCCTAAGGCCAAGATGATTTCTTTCCATAATGGTCAGGATGGAGATGTGGTCCGCTTGGATTTCCAGCATGACTATCCGTCATGGGAAATCGGTCAACATTTTTATTTATGTTTCCCTGAACTTAGTGTTTGGCAGTCGCACCCGATGACACCGAGCAGTGTTCCAGTACAAAATCCGCAGGGACAGGGCCAGTCGCATTCGTACATCATCAGGGCAAAGAAGGGCCTGACCAAGGACCTGGCAGGGATTGCCCGCGAGACCCAGACGGAATCAGGATCGTCACTGGACGGAGGAAGAACCACGGAGATTCTTCTCTCAGGTCCGTACGGACAGTCGATAGCCGACACTGATCTGATCAGAACAGACGACATTAATCTCTTCTGTGTCGCTGGCGGCACGGGAATAACATTTATTCTGCCGGTGTTAATGTCGCTGGCGGCGAGCAACCAATTGTGTTGCAGAAAAGGGTTGACGGAATTTGTCTGGGTTATTCGACGGAAGGCGGATATGCAATGGATCAGCACGGAGCTTGACACTTTGCGCGAAGCTGCGGAAATCTTCCCCTCGTTGCGAATTCGCATTTTCATTACCCGAGAGGAGCTCTCAAGTGACGGTACATCATCCGAATCCACTAATGCCAACCTGATGGACAAGGGATTCTCTGACAAGACCGTTGAGAACTCTTGTTGCGGGCAACCATCTCCGAATGAAGATGACCAGCCATTTATGGTCCAGCATATCAAGAACTCCGACACAGCACACCCGAACCTTGCGCCAATTCTTGGTAACTTCGTCTCTAGGACAGTTGCTGGACCGATAAGAGTGATGGCCAGTGGGCCTCCGGGAATGATATCGGACCTTAGGAAGGCGGTGGCATTATCGAATGATCCTGGTCGGGTTTGGACAGGAGACGAGAGATGTGATGTACAGTTGGTGTATGACGATCGTGTGGAGTGGTAA